A section of the Paenibacillus aurantius genome encodes:
- a CDS encoding DEAD/DEAH box helicase family protein yields MQPTLNVKLITENLGDELIHGMQNASAIYIMTSFVMQSGVRLLAPHLKSALDKGAEVKVLAGDYLFVTQPEGLRALRQIDDRLEARLWRSAGASFHPKAYLFDYENGEGILIVGSSNFSLSAMKMGMEWNLAMNAQAEPYTFQIALDKFMQNFYHDSTLPLHEDTIALYEDEYRLYHQKNPELIRQITEMEEAEYRVTATEEPAADSLETGVVPMKPRPAQEAALEELERTLEEEYNRAMVIMATGLGKTYLAGFFGTRFTRILFVAHREEILYQAQKSFQRIMPERTSGLYNGQRKEGEADCVFASIYTLGMKKHREAFTPERFDLIVVDEFHHAAAASYQAVIDYFKPNFLLGITATPDRMDGKDVYAICGGNVAYRIHFIEAIRRGWLSPFRYYGVYDDTDYSAIRWMGTRYDEEQLAAAQLKESQAEKVLEAWKRHRQTRTIGFCSSIRQADFLARYFQEQGIPSVRLHSGTVGITREEAIRWLTEGSLEVLFTVDLFNEGVDIPSVDTLLFVRPTESLTVFTQQIGRGLRLAEGKAFYSIIDLIGNYRNADIKLGLFSGDPGEVKGGRREPFAASVPEGCELNLETGVINLLDELSRKRMPHRDQLLRSFLDLKSELGRIPSYLELHLHGQSGSGEYRGEFGSYAGFLHWADGLTPEETEVFLKYEDWLRDTEKTAMNKSYKMIILLYMLERGPERWTEPITPQEAAPFFHRYLTEKEHRKRIDFSDPSSRKLWVYNETGVSRLIADMPMTKWSSSKGSRTTFEDGVFSLKLDQLGPPESRILYRWTLEICQYRLHYHFERKGQKQPVVH; encoded by the coding sequence ATGCAGCCGACGCTTAACGTTAAGCTCATTACCGAGAATCTGGGGGACGAACTGATCCATGGCATGCAGAATGCCTCCGCCATTTACATCATGACCTCCTTCGTGATGCAGTCGGGGGTCCGTCTGCTAGCCCCCCATCTCAAAAGCGCCCTGGACAAAGGGGCGGAGGTCAAGGTACTGGCGGGAGACTACCTTTTTGTCACCCAGCCGGAAGGACTCCGGGCCCTCCGGCAGATCGACGACCGGCTGGAGGCCCGGCTGTGGCGCAGCGCCGGGGCGTCTTTTCATCCGAAGGCGTACCTTTTTGACTATGAGAACGGGGAAGGCATACTGATCGTAGGCTCCTCCAATTTCTCCCTTTCGGCCATGAAAATGGGCATGGAATGGAATCTCGCCATGAATGCGCAGGCGGAGCCGTACACCTTCCAGATCGCTTTGGACAAATTCATGCAAAACTTCTATCACGATTCCACGCTGCCGCTCCACGAAGACACCATTGCCCTGTACGAGGACGAATACAGGCTTTACCATCAGAAGAATCCGGAGCTCATCCGTCAGATTACGGAAATGGAAGAGGCGGAATACCGGGTTACCGCTACAGAAGAACCGGCGGCTGATTCCCTGGAAACGGGCGTGGTTCCGATGAAACCGAGACCGGCCCAGGAGGCCGCTCTGGAGGAGCTTGAGCGGACGCTCGAGGAAGAATACAACCGGGCCATGGTTATTATGGCGACCGGCCTCGGCAAAACCTACCTGGCCGGGTTCTTCGGCACCCGCTTCACCCGAATCCTGTTCGTCGCCCACCGGGAGGAAATTCTGTACCAGGCGCAAAAATCCTTCCAACGAATCATGCCGGAACGGACAAGCGGGCTCTACAACGGCCAGCGGAAGGAAGGGGAAGCGGACTGCGTGTTCGCCTCCATCTATACCTTGGGGATGAAGAAACACCGGGAGGCCTTCACTCCGGAGCGGTTCGATCTGATCGTAGTGGATGAATTCCATCATGCCGCTGCAGCCTCGTACCAAGCGGTGATCGACTATTTCAAGCCGAACTTCCTGCTCGGCATTACGGCCACCCCCGACCGGATGGACGGGAAGGACGTTTACGCCATCTGCGGAGGGAACGTGGCTTACCGGATTCATTTTATCGAGGCGATCCGCAGGGGTTGGCTGTCGCCTTTCCGGTATTACGGCGTCTATGACGATACGGATTACTCCGCTATCCGGTGGATGGGCACCCGGTATGACGAAGAGCAGCTGGCTGCCGCCCAGCTGAAGGAAAGCCAGGCGGAGAAGGTGCTGGAGGCATGGAAGAGACACAGGCAGACCCGGACCATCGGGTTCTGTTCGTCCATCCGCCAGGCGGACTTTCTCGCCCGTTATTTTCAGGAACAGGGCATTCCTTCGGTAAGACTGCATTCCGGTACCGTTGGCATCACCCGCGAGGAAGCGATCCGGTGGCTGACGGAGGGCAGCCTGGAGGTTCTTTTTACCGTGGATCTCTTTAATGAAGGCGTGGATATTCCAAGCGTGGACACGCTGTTATTCGTAAGGCCTACGGAATCGCTGACCGTGTTTACCCAGCAGATCGGGCGGGGCCTGCGTCTCGCGGAAGGGAAGGCGTTCTACTCCATCATCGACCTGATCGGCAATTACCGGAATGCGGATATCAAGCTGGGGCTGTTCTCGGGGGATCCCGGGGAGGTGAAAGGAGGCCGGAGGGAGCCGTTTGCCGCCTCCGTGCCCGAGGGCTGCGAGCTTAATCTGGAGACGGGCGTCATCAACCTGCTGGATGAGCTCAGCCGCAAGCGGATGCCGCACCGGGACCAGTTGCTGAGGTCCTTTCTGGATTTGAAAAGCGAGCTCGGCCGGATTCCGTCCTATCTGGAGCTCCATCTGCACGGACAGTCCGGAAGTGGGGAGTACCGGGGGGAATTCGGCTCCTATGCCGGATTCCTTCACTGGGCGGACGGCCTGACGCCGGAGGAGACGGAGGTTTTCCTGAAATACGAGGACTGGCTGCGCGACACCGAGAAGACGGCCATGAACAAGAGCTACAAAATGATTATCCTGCTCTACATGCTGGAGCGCGGACCGGAACGCTGGACGGAGCCTATAACGCCGCAGGAGGCGGCTCCGTTCTTTCACCGCTACCTCACGGAGAAGGAGCACCGGAAGCGGATCGATTTCTCGGACCCCAGCTCTCGGAAGCTATGGGTTTATAACGAAACCGGTGTCAGCCGGCTCATCGCCGACATGCCGATGACCAAATGGAGCTCGTCCAAGGGCAGCCGTACGACGTTTGAGGACGGAGTGTTCTCTCTGAAGCTTGATCAGCTGGGACCGCCGGAAAGCCGGATTCTGTACCGTTGGACGCTGGAGATTTGTCAGTACCGGCTTCACTATCATTTTGAGCGTAAGGGTCAGAAGCAGCCGGTGGTTCATTAA
- a CDS encoding helix-turn-helix transcriptional regulator, with amino-acid sequence MAEKFFRWFRIVQAIQARPGITAPELADRCETDVRTTYRDLRALDSLVPITNEGYGKGYTFAGDFALYPFNWTEQEALVFSMLPSFVDRSSLPPGFDTAYDKVMASHLKQKRRDQDILQNVTDIIQMGSPAYKEESPNYLLPVIQAILAEKTISAVYHTQSRNELTERKIDPYYLVPRDQRFYLIGYCHQAEAIRTFRLSRFRRVEITKHFFRRGDFNLRQYMKNTWSIERGQGQISFKVRFSPVVARYVKEEELFVKPKMTDLPDGGLLFEVTLNHDREFLNWVFQYGEDAEILEPRSYRESMKERLAKWSRLYG; translated from the coding sequence ATGGCAGAGAAGTTCTTCCGGTGGTTCCGCATCGTCCAGGCGATTCAGGCAAGACCGGGCATTACCGCTCCGGAGCTCGCCGACCGGTGTGAAACCGACGTCCGGACCACCTACCGGGACCTGCGGGCGCTTGATTCGCTTGTCCCCATCACCAACGAAGGATACGGCAAAGGGTATACGTTCGCGGGGGATTTTGCCCTGTATCCGTTTAACTGGACGGAGCAGGAGGCGCTGGTGTTCTCCATGCTGCCTTCCTTCGTCGACCGGAGCAGCCTTCCCCCGGGCTTCGATACCGCCTATGACAAAGTCATGGCTTCCCATCTCAAGCAGAAAAGGCGCGATCAGGACATTCTCCAGAACGTGACCGACATCATTCAGATGGGTTCGCCCGCCTATAAAGAGGAATCCCCGAATTACCTGCTTCCCGTCATTCAGGCCATCCTCGCCGAGAAAACCATCTCCGCCGTCTACCATACCCAAAGCCGCAACGAGCTCACGGAACGGAAGATCGACCCGTACTACCTCGTGCCGCGCGACCAGCGCTTCTACCTGATCGGTTACTGCCATCAGGCGGAGGCCATCCGGACATTCCGGCTGAGCCGGTTTCGCCGCGTGGAGATCACGAAGCATTTTTTCCGCCGCGGGGATTTCAACCTCCGGCAGTATATGAAGAACACCTGGTCCATTGAGCGGGGGCAGGGGCAGATCTCCTTCAAGGTGCGGTTCTCCCCGGTGGTGGCGCGGTACGTGAAAGAGGAAGAGCTCTTCGTGAAGCCGAAGATGACCGATCTTCCGGACGGCGGCCTGCTGTTCGAGGTGACGCTGAACCATGACCGCGAGTTCCTTAACTGGGTGTTCCAGTATGGGGAGGACGCGGAGATTCTGGAGCCAAGGTCGTACCGCGAGTCGATGAAGGAGCGGCTGGCAAAATGGAGCCGGCTTTATGGGTGA
- a CDS encoding putative holin-like toxin: METSAISIMLTFGIFLIALLTYIDKRK; encoded by the coding sequence ATGGAAACTTCCGCTATCTCGATAATGCTCACCTTCGGGATCTTCTTGATCGCGCTGCTGACCTACATCGATAAACGAAAGTAA
- a CDS encoding glycosyl hydrolase family 28-related protein: MDKSTDRNPNGQKRQTEVRMNRRSLLKTVGLAGVAMASGGWLSEPQKASASTVSAYIDGKDYGAVGNGVTDDYAAFQAEFDVAKDTANPANSSKSVIVFVPEGTYVVKQGS, translated from the coding sequence ATGGACAAGAGCACGGACCGGAACCCGAATGGACAGAAGAGGCAGACGGAAGTAAGAATGAACCGGAGGAGCCTGCTGAAAACGGTAGGCTTGGCTGGAGTCGCCATGGCCTCAGGGGGATGGCTCTCCGAACCGCAGAAGGCATCGGCCAGTACTGTAAGCGCGTACATTGATGGTAAGGATTACGGTGCCGTGGGCAACGGGGTAACCGATGATTATGCCGCCTTCCAGGCGGAGTTCGATGTCGCCAAAGATACGGCCAATCCGGCGAACAGCAGCAAGTCCGTGATCGTCTTCGTCCCGGAAGGAACGTATGTGGTGAAGCAGGGGAGCTAA
- a CDS encoding RNA polymerase sigma factor, with translation MSPNPAHRTIDTIWRIESPKVIAGLTRMVRDVGLAEDLAQDALVIALERWPETGIPANPGAWLMMTAKRRAIDVLRRSKRRDEKYAELARETSLYTEDDADSRLDGEIGDDLLRLIFMTCHPVLSREARVALTLRLLGGLTTEEIARSFLAAESTIAQRIVRAKRTLNAEKVPFEVPAGPELQERLSAVLEVLYLLFNEGYSATSGEHWTRPLLCQEALRLGRVLAEILPGEPEVHGLVALMELQSSRLRTRVNADGEPVLLMDQNRAQWDRLLIRRGLAALERSRRLGRALGPYSLQAAITACHAQAVTPEETDWTRIAALYEALSRVAPSPVVELNRAVAVSMAFGPAFGLQLVDELCAEPALKDYHLLPSVRGDLLSKLGRHEEARAEFERAAAMTRNERERTLLLNRAAACGNMAEGE, from the coding sequence GTGAGCCCGAATCCGGCCCATCGGACGATAGACACGATCTGGCGGATCGAATCGCCGAAGGTCATCGCCGGCTTGACGCGGATGGTGCGCGACGTGGGCCTGGCCGAGGACCTCGCCCAGGATGCGCTCGTCATTGCGCTGGAGCGCTGGCCAGAGACGGGCATTCCCGCCAATCCGGGCGCCTGGCTCATGATGACCGCGAAGCGCCGGGCCATCGACGTGCTGCGGCGAAGCAAGCGGCGCGACGAGAAGTATGCCGAACTGGCGCGGGAAACAAGCCTGTACACCGAGGACGACGCGGACAGCCGGCTGGACGGGGAGATCGGTGATGATCTCCTTCGTTTGATTTTCATGACCTGCCATCCGGTGCTGTCGCGCGAGGCCCGGGTAGCGCTGACGCTCCGGCTTTTGGGCGGCCTGACCACCGAGGAGATCGCGCGCTCCTTTCTCGCGGCCGAGTCGACCATCGCCCAGCGCATCGTCCGGGCGAAGCGGACGCTGAACGCCGAGAAGGTCCCCTTCGAGGTGCCGGCCGGCCCCGAGCTGCAGGAGCGGCTGTCCGCCGTGCTGGAGGTGCTCTACCTCCTATTCAACGAGGGCTATTCCGCCACCTCCGGCGAGCATTGGACCCGGCCGCTGCTGTGCCAGGAGGCGCTCCGGCTCGGCCGCGTGCTGGCCGAGATCCTGCCCGGGGAGCCGGAGGTTCACGGCTTGGTCGCCCTGATGGAGCTCCAGTCCTCGCGGCTGCGCACCCGGGTCAACGCGGACGGCGAGCCGGTGCTGCTGATGGATCAGAACCGGGCCCAGTGGGACCGGCTCCTGATCCGCCGGGGGCTGGCGGCGCTGGAGCGCAGCCGGAGGCTCGGGCGGGCGCTCGGGCCGTATTCGCTGCAGGCCGCGATCACGGCGTGCCACGCCCAGGCCGTTACCCCCGAGGAGACGGACTGGACGCGGATCGCTGCGCTCTACGAGGCCCTCTCGCGGGTGGCCCCGTCGCCGGTCGTCGAGCTAAACCGCGCCGTCGCGGTCTCGATGGCGTTCGGCCCGGCCTTCGGGCTGCAGCTCGTGGACGAGCTGTGCGCCGAGCCGGCGCTTAAGGACTACCATCTGCTGCCCAGCGTGCGCGGCGATCTTCTTTCTAAGCTGGGCCGGCACGAGGAAGCCCGGGCGGAGTTCGAGCGGGCGGCCGCCATGACCCGCAACGAGCGGGAGCGGACGCTGCTGCTGAACCGTGCCGCTGCTTGCGGGAATATGGCGGAGGGGGAATAA
- a CDS encoding nucleoside triphosphate pyrophosphohydrolase encodes MPVYNKLVRDKIPQIIEASGQPFRTRILDAEEYREALRTKLREEAEEYFQAEDSREALEELADMLEVIRALAEVHGADGEELEALRAKKAEARGGFQDRVYLIDAADA; translated from the coding sequence GTGCCCGTCTACAACAAGCTGGTCCGGGATAAAATCCCGCAAATCATAGAAGCAAGCGGTCAACCGTTCCGAACCCGCATTCTGGATGCGGAGGAGTACCGGGAAGCCTTACGAACGAAGCTCCGGGAAGAAGCGGAGGAATATTTTCAAGCGGAGGATTCCAGGGAAGCCTTGGAAGAGCTGGCGGACATGCTGGAGGTCATCCGGGCTCTGGCGGAAGTCCACGGGGCGGATGGAGAGGAGCTGGAAGCCCTGAGGGCAAAGAAAGCGGAGGCACGCGGCGGGTTCCAGGACCGGGTGTATTTGATCGATGCAGCCGACGCTTAA
- a CDS encoding YciI family protein: MRFMMIVKATTDSEAGVKPTQELIDAMQRYNEELVKAGVLLAADGLMPSAGAVRISYPEPGGKPKVVDGPFTEAKEMIAGYTLIEVKSREEAIEWAMRMPDPHGFGQGEIELRQVYEVEDIMENPESQEKENALRMKLGERNKA; encoded by the coding sequence ATGAGATTCATGATGATCGTAAAAGCGACGACCGATTCGGAGGCCGGCGTCAAGCCGACCCAGGAACTGATTGACGCCATGCAGAGATATAACGAGGAGCTGGTGAAGGCCGGGGTGCTGCTTGCGGCCGATGGGCTGATGCCGAGCGCGGGCGCCGTCCGCATCTCGTATCCGGAGCCGGGAGGCAAGCCGAAGGTGGTGGACGGGCCTTTTACGGAGGCAAAAGAAATGATCGCGGGCTACACGCTCATTGAAGTGAAGTCCAGGGAAGAAGCGATCGAATGGGCGATGCGGATGCCGGACCCCCATGGCTTCGGGCAGGGTGAGATCGAGCTGCGGCAGGTGTACGAGGTGGAGGACATCATGGAAAACCCGGAATCGCAGGAAAAGGAAAACGCCCTGCGCATGAAGCTGGGGGAGCGGAATAAAGCGTGA
- a CDS encoding HNH endonuclease, with product MKHEPNGSIRRGSAITRIQEERHPGGGSLSLLDNNTKGGKPADGFTGEEAAVKTCTHCGRSLPLSEFKRRSGRRSGRTGRRGACRTCRQLLTAQGEAAENRDGTAQEPGMLLKAAAGIERSSDPASDKAKDKNGVKRKEKAAPTGMDGKARPGMKGEAEGAEPAGKEDAVLSAQNGEAGEAAPGKKTGRSRVSSRKRKRRTSASGAHERDTALLEAEKLPEAGEQADRSEAAFAAGRPRDRGATEAPPQVSGEEANAPGAEAVAVGTEAEGADAGAPEAGEDGGSKRKRRRRGRRRRKAAGAVALAGADAPSASGAAKAAGAHASAVTAAEAVAAPGAAAARDAGPAASEPSEPASAGPRDAGPAGAGWRARAGTAAQEAAPADGAAPTGDGAADAAQPPEAEAPASAPRKKRRRRNRRGAKARARLADGGSLGEAALTPPRRIRRPLPVPPPRPKGPDVSVLRPTRAGVIKMRGRTDKGRRWVQDTDLATAINLVIEHAAVVVNPHTIRRLYSSRSFRQYILERDKYTCFFCGEYGNTIDHLVPRSKSGHTTPINCVCACHLCNQSKASRDLDDFYEDE from the coding sequence ATGAAACACGAGCCGAACGGCTCGATCAGGCGGGGATCGGCAATTACCCGTATACAGGAGGAAAGGCATCCGGGCGGCGGAAGCTTGTCCCTGCTCGATAACAACACAAAGGGCGGCAAGCCCGCGGACGGATTTACCGGAGAAGAAGCGGCGGTCAAAACGTGTACGCACTGCGGCCGTTCCCTTCCGCTCAGCGAGTTCAAACGCCGCTCGGGACGGCGGTCCGGCCGGACCGGACGCCGCGGCGCCTGCCGCACGTGCCGTCAGCTTCTGACGGCACAGGGAGAAGCAGCAGAGAACCGGGACGGCACCGCTCAGGAGCCGGGTATGCTGCTGAAAGCGGCGGCCGGGATAGAACGGAGCTCCGATCCGGCGAGTGATAAGGCAAAAGACAAGAACGGAGTGAAACGTAAAGAGAAAGCGGCTCCAACCGGGATGGACGGAAAGGCAAGGCCTGGCATGAAAGGGGAAGCGGAAGGGGCGGAGCCGGCCGGCAAGGAAGATGCGGTACTGTCCGCACAGAACGGAGAAGCTGGAGAAGCAGCTCCGGGCAAAAAGACGGGCAGAAGCCGGGTATCCTCCAGGAAGAGGAAGCGGCGTACCTCTGCTTCCGGCGCGCACGAGCGCGACACCGCTCTGCTTGAGGCGGAGAAGCTTCCGGAGGCCGGTGAGCAGGCGGACAGGAGCGAAGCGGCATTTGCGGCAGGCCGTCCGCGTGACCGCGGGGCCACCGAGGCTCCGCCGCAAGTGAGCGGCGAGGAGGCGAATGCACCGGGAGCCGAGGCAGTGGCTGTGGGGACCGAGGCGGAGGGCGCCGATGCCGGCGCTCCGGAGGCAGGCGAGGATGGCGGCAGCAAGCGCAAGCGCCGCCGCCGGGGCCGCCGTCGGCGCAAGGCTGCGGGGGCGGTGGCTCTCGCCGGGGCTGACGCGCCAAGCGCAAGCGGCGCCGCCAAGGCCGCGGGAGCGCACGCTTCGGCCGTGACTGCCGCGGAGGCGGTTGCCGCCCCTGGCGCAGCCGCTGCGCGAGATGCGGGCCCGGCTGCAAGCGAGCCGTCCGAGCCTGCCAGCGCAGGGCCGCGCGACGCGGGTCCCGCCGGGGCCGGGTGGCGTGCCCGCGCGGGCACGGCGGCGCAGGAAGCGGCTCCTGCGGACGGAGCCGCGCCGACCGGCGATGGCGCAGCCGACGCAGCGCAGCCGCCGGAGGCGGAGGCCCCTGCCTCCGCGCCGCGCAAGAAGCGCCGCCGCCGCAATCGGCGCGGAGCCAAGGCCCGTGCGCGGCTCGCTGATGGCGGCAGCCTTGGCGAGGCGGCCCTGACTCCGCCGCGGCGCATCCGCCGGCCTCTGCCGGTGCCGCCGCCGCGGCCGAAAGGGCCGGACGTCTCGGTGCTGCGCCCCACCCGCGCAGGCGTGATCAAGATGCGCGGCCGCACCGATAAAGGCCGCCGCTGGGTTCAGGACACGGACCTCGCCACCGCGATCAACCTGGTGATCGAGCACGCCGCCGTTGTGGTGAATCCGCATACGATCCGGCGCCTCTATTCCAGCCGGTCGTTCCGGCAATATATCCTGGAGCGGGACAAGTACACCTGCTTCTTCTGCGGCGAATACGGCAATACAATCGATCACCTCGTGCCGCGTTCGAAGTCCGGCCACACAACGCCGATCAACTGCGTCTGCGCCTGCCACCTCTGTAACCAGAGCAAGGCGAGCCGCGACCTGGACGACTTCTACGAAGACGAGTAA
- a CDS encoding HIRAN domain-containing protein, protein MGTIYLAVTGTTHYYGADFLKPGLWLRLVKEPDNRHDPDAIRAELEPLGKIGYVANSPHTVPTGCRSAGRAYDQVEEVFYGVIRFIVRDTIIVEAAEEVTGWPIVSSPWEEEEPIRIPYPRSPGGEYKRKPLF, encoded by the coding sequence ATGGGAACCATCTATTTGGCCGTCACGGGAACGACCCATTATTACGGAGCGGACTTCCTGAAGCCCGGACTGTGGCTGCGCCTGGTCAAAGAACCGGACAACCGCCACGACCCCGACGCCATCCGCGCCGAGCTCGAACCTCTGGGTAAGATCGGCTATGTCGCCAACAGCCCGCATACGGTACCGACGGGCTGCCGGAGCGCGGGGCGGGCGTACGACCAGGTGGAGGAAGTCTTTTATGGCGTAATCCGCTTCATTGTGCGGGACACCATTATCGTGGAAGCCGCCGAGGAGGTGACCGGATGGCCTATCGTTTCTTCTCCTTGGGAGGAGGAAGAGCCGATTCGGATTCCCTATCCCCGGAGTCCTGGCGGAGAATACAAGCGAAAACCTCTTTTTTAA
- a CDS encoding YciI family protein: protein MRYMVMIQATGFSEAGIGPGPEHVEAMAAYRRALAGAGALLASEELVPSAAGMRITYPAAGGEPEVEAGPFPSDGGLVAAYAVLEVESEDEALQWVLRMPVPAGRGAYRLELRQLKEREESRRGPGIRTMEADLRLQLLHAAERGLQKDKFTDYLHSKESG from the coding sequence ATGAGATATATGGTCATGATTCAGGCGACGGGATTCTCGGAAGCGGGCATAGGGCCAGGACCGGAGCACGTGGAAGCCATGGCGGCCTACCGTCGGGCGTTAGCCGGCGCCGGTGCGCTGCTTGCCTCCGAGGAGCTGGTCCCGAGCGCGGCCGGTATGCGAATCACCTACCCGGCGGCAGGAGGAGAGCCGGAGGTGGAGGCGGGGCCTTTTCCCTCGGATGGCGGGCTTGTAGCCGCCTACGCGGTTCTGGAGGTCGAGTCGGAGGACGAGGCGCTCCAATGGGTGCTGCGGATGCCGGTCCCCGCGGGACGAGGGGCGTACCGGCTTGAGCTGCGCCAGCTGAAGGAGCGGGAAGAGAGCCGCCGGGGACCGGGGATCCGGACCATGGAAGCCGACCTCCGGCTGCAGCTGCTGCATGCGGCGGAACGGGGGCTTCAGAAGGACAAATTCACGGATTACTTACATTCGAAGGAGAGTGGCTAA
- a CDS encoding DUF1801 domain-containing protein, producing the protein MNQEVTDFIEALKEPWQQELSAGLRKAVQGAIPDAQERIQYKKPHFLKNGKYAAVISTSKDAVSFTIFNAAALELPEDRFDGPPERKTMKLHQGDSFDPGQLTSWVKAASEAL; encoded by the coding sequence ATGAACCAAGAAGTAACGGATTTTATTGAAGCGTTGAAAGAGCCTTGGCAGCAGGAGCTGTCCGCCGGGCTCCGCAAGGCGGTTCAGGGGGCCATTCCCGACGCGCAGGAGCGGATTCAATACAAGAAGCCGCACTTCCTGAAGAACGGCAAGTATGCCGCCGTCATCTCCACCTCGAAGGACGCGGTGAGCTTCACCATCTTTAACGCGGCCGCGCTGGAGCTTCCGGAGGACCGGTTCGACGGCCCGCCGGAAAGGAAGACGATGAAGCTTCACCAAGGGGATTCCTTTGACCCCGGTCAGTTGACCTCCTGGGTGAAGGCCGCTTCGGAGGCTTTGTAG
- a CDS encoding amidohydrolase family protein: MIIDAHNHPDWYGYDITRFLANMEKYNIDRTWLLSWECPASEYDPQYNSKVPVVGGNGPIPFERCVAYVQQRPDKFVLGYAPDPRRPEAIDLLKHAVELYGVRVYGELKLRMMYDNPDAIRLYRYCGEKGLPVVVHIDYEFATGYAYPRPNWWYGGGIGAFERAVQACPETIFLGHAPGFWAHLSGDDQYDKAAYPTGPIQPGGKVVEMLHKYPNLYCDISAGSGCNAFKRDPEFARSFLTEFQDRILYGRDYLDNVHQEFLNELGLPEAVLRKIYAENALKLVPLE; the protein is encoded by the coding sequence ATGATCATCGACGCGCATAACCATCCCGATTGGTACGGGTATGACATTACCCGCTTTCTCGCCAACATGGAAAAGTATAATATCGACCGGACCTGGCTGCTCAGCTGGGAGTGCCCGGCCAGCGAGTACGATCCCCAGTACAATTCCAAAGTTCCCGTTGTCGGAGGGAATGGCCCGATTCCATTCGAGCGGTGCGTGGCGTATGTGCAGCAGCGACCGGACAAGTTTGTGCTTGGATATGCCCCGGATCCGCGCCGGCCGGAAGCGATCGATTTGCTGAAGCATGCCGTCGAGCTCTATGGGGTAAGGGTGTACGGAGAGCTGAAGCTGCGGATGATGTACGATAACCCGGATGCCATCCGGCTGTACCGGTACTGCGGGGAGAAGGGGCTTCCGGTGGTCGTGCATATCGACTATGAGTTTGCGACGGGCTATGCCTATCCCCGGCCTAACTGGTGGTACGGCGGAGGGATCGGAGCATTTGAACGGGCCGTTCAAGCCTGCCCGGAAACCATTTTTCTCGGTCATGCTCCGGGCTTCTGGGCCCATCTGTCCGGGGATGACCAATACGACAAGGCTGCCTACCCAACGGGCCCCATCCAGCCGGGAGGCAAGGTCGTCGAGATGCTGCACAAGTACCCGAACCTGTACTGCGACATCTCGGCCGGCTCCGGCTGCAACGCGTTCAAGCGCGACCCGGAGTTTGCCCGGTCGTTCCTGACTGAATTCCAGGACCGGATTCTGTACGGGCGGGATTATTTGGATAATGTCCACCAGGAGTTCCTGAATGAATTGGGGCTGCCGGAAGCCGTGCTCCGGAAGATTTATGCGGAGAATGCCCTGAAGCTTGTTCCGCTGGAGTAG